A region of Gadus morhua chromosome 18, gadMor3.0, whole genome shotgun sequence DNA encodes the following proteins:
- the LOC115531646 gene encoding putative nuclease HARBI1, with product MAVLALLEDIANGHIRNERVFRDYYDFLAHDDDWLISRFRFPRAILLELCTELSPGLERQTARSHALPVPIQVLTTLGFLATGSFQRELADRSGMSQGALSRAIPPVLNGIIRISARYIRFPYDAVNQANIKAQFAAIAGFPNVIGAIDCTHIAIKAPSEGEYEYVNRKHFHSLNVQIICDAQMRLTNIVARWPGSTHDSFVLRNSSVGNRLEAGRVCDGWLIGDSGYALRPWLLTPLANPQTVREQRYNDIHARTRTVVERAIGQLKSRWRCLDRSGGMLLYHPEKVCRIVQACGVLHNVAHRHSVPLREVMDLPEDPDPGPNNAQPNVEAIRIRQQLIGRI from the exons ATGGCAGTGTTGGCCTTATTAGAAGATATTGCGAATGGTCACATTCGAAATGAACGAGTGTTCCGTGATTATTACGATTTTTTGGCTCATGATGATGACTGGCTTATCAGCCGATTCAGATTTCCAAGAGCTATCCTCTTGGAACTATGTACTGAGTTGAGCCCGGGTTTGGAGAGGCAGACGGCGAGGAGTCACGCATTGCCAGTTCCAATACAAGTCCTGACTACGCTTGGTTTTCTAGCAACAGGATCATTCCAGAGGGAATTGGCTGACCGGTCAGGAATGAGTCAGGGAGCTCTGAGCCGCGCCATTCCGCCTGTTTTAAACGGGATCATCCGCATCTCAGCCAGGTATATACGGTTTCCATATGATGCAGTAAACCAAGCAAACATCAAAGCGCAATTTGCAGCGATAGCCGGTTTTCCCAATGTAATCGGAGCGATCGActgcacacacattgcaatAAAGGCGCCATCTGAAGGGGAATATGAGTACGTTAATAGGAAACACTTCCATTCCTTAAACGTGCAAATAATCTGTGATGCCCAAATGCGCCTTACGAATATCGTGGCAAGGTGGCCTGGGTCAACCCATGATTCATTCGTCCTGAGAAACAGCTCGGTTGGGAATAGGTTGGAGGCTGGAAGAGTGTGTGATGGGTGGCTAATTG GAGACAGCGGTTACGCCTTACGGCCATGGCTGTTAACCCCCCTCGCCAACCCACAGACTGTCCGAGAGCAGAGATATAATGATATCCATGCACGCACTCGGACAGTCGTGGAAAGAGCGATAGGGCAGCTGAAGAGCCGGTGGCGCTGCCTTGACCGGAGCGGGGGAATGCTGCTCTATCACCCTGAAAAGGTGTGCCGCATTGTGCAGGCATGTGGGGTTCTGCACAATGTTGCGCACAGGCACAGCGTGCCATTACGCGAGGTAATGGACCTCCCAGAAGACCCAGACCCCGGACCAAACAATGCGCAGCCCAATGTAGAGGCCATTCGAATCCGGCAGCAGTTAATAGGCAGAATATAA
- the LOC115531647 gene encoding myb-related transcription factor, partner of profilin-like, translated as MDKARKKNFSECEVEVLISEVEARNKILFGSLSSGISTKTKKLAWESVAKSVNEVGAESRTVADIKKKWSDIKVDVKKKVSAHRRSVGQTGSGAGVGELALFEQRVAAVLGDRLLFGVVPPAEGDSDLAQDPTEDSQGPSGAQLMVPEEDPQPGVSGVSVSTAHCPPSAASGKGRVLTRAVLDSQEEIVKGIQEMNSNLKEITEALQAISLTFKELVKK; from the exons ATGGATAAAGCAAGAAAGAAGAACTTTAGCGAATGCGAGGTGGAAGTGCTGATTTCGGAGGTAGAGGCCAGAAATAAAATCTTGTTTGGCTCTCTTTCCTCCGGAATCAgcactaaaacaaaaaaactggcGTGGGAATCGGTAGCAAAATCTGTTAATGAGGTTGGGGCGGAAAGCCGAACTGTGgcggatataaaaaaaaagtggtcggACATAAAAGTTGATGTCAAAAAAAAGGTCTCTGCCCACCGGAGAAGCGTGGGTCAGACGGGCAGCGGAGCCGGAGTCGGGGAGCTCGCCCTATTCGAGCAGAGGGTGGCCGCAGTGCTGGGGGATCGGCTCCTTTTTGGCGTGGTCCCGCCAGCCGAAGGGGATTCCGACTTGGCCCAGGATCCCACGGAAG ACAGCCAAGGACCAAGTGGCGCACAGCTGATGGTGCCAGAGGAAGACCCCCAGCCAGGCGTGTCCGGCGTCTCCGTCTCCACTGCCCATTGCCCCCCTTCTGCTGCCAGTGGGAAAGGCCGGGTTTTAACTCGCGCTGTGCTGGACTCGCAGGAGGAGATCGTTAAGGGAATTCAGGAGATGAATTCGAACCTCAAAGAAATAACGGAGGCCTTACAAGCAATTAGTCTCACATTCAAAGAACTAGTTAAAAAATGA